The following are encoded together in the Deltaproteobacteria bacterium genome:
- a CDS encoding SDR family oxidoreductase, which produces MSGLLAGRVAVVSGVGPGLGREVARALAREGADLVLAARTAARLGEVAAEVRAAGRRVLEVPADVADAGACEQLAARARAAYGRIDVLVNNAFEMGPMKPLVEASPDELLQPIRVNLIGALQLTRAVLPAMRAQGRGSIVMVNSMVIRDVLPNMGPYAASKAALLAATQGLARELGPEGIRVNSVMPGYIWGPNLQAYFAAQAEQRGTTPQAIYDETAAATALRHLPTPEEIADAVVFFASDLARVVTGQSLDVNGGHVLH; this is translated from the coding sequence GTGAGCGGGCTCCTCGCCGGCCGCGTCGCGGTGGTGTCGGGGGTCGGGCCCGGGCTCGGCCGGGAGGTCGCGCGGGCGCTCGCGCGCGAAGGCGCCGACCTGGTGCTGGCCGCGCGTACCGCAGCGCGGCTCGGCGAGGTGGCGGCCGAGGTCCGCGCGGCCGGCCGGCGCGTGCTCGAGGTGCCGGCCGACGTCGCCGACGCCGGCGCCTGCGAGCAGCTCGCGGCGCGGGCGCGCGCCGCGTACGGGCGCATCGACGTGCTCGTGAACAACGCCTTCGAGATGGGGCCCATGAAGCCGCTCGTCGAGGCCAGTCCGGACGAGCTGCTCCAGCCGATCCGCGTGAACCTGATCGGCGCGCTCCAGCTCACGCGCGCCGTGCTCCCCGCGATGCGCGCGCAGGGCCGGGGCTCGATCGTGATGGTCAACTCGATGGTGATCCGCGACGTGCTGCCGAACATGGGCCCCTACGCGGCGTCGAAGGCGGCGCTCCTGGCGGCCACCCAGGGGCTGGCCCGCGAGCTCGGCCCCGAGGGCATCCGCGTGAACTCGGTGATGCCCGGCTACATCTGGGGCCCGAACCTCCAGGCCTACTTCGCCGCGCAGGCGGAGCAGCGAGGGACGACCCCGCAGGCGATCTACGACGAGACGGCCGCCGCGACCGCGCTGCGCCACCTGCCGACCCCCGAGGAGATCGCCGACGCGGTCGTGTTCTTCGCCTCGGACCTCGCACGCGTGGTGACGGGCCAGTCGCTCGACGTGAACGGCGGCCACGTCCTCCACTGA
- a CDS encoding pyridoxal phosphate-dependent aminotransferase, translating into MTEDPAARAAPAFELPDLDRLDLAQLQRRRGEKWRLHPPDVLPAWVAEMDFPLAAPVRRVVEEALALEDLGYPLNPRPPDLPAVFAARMAERFGWRIDPRQVEVLTDVVQGLYVALDRFSAPGEGVVVQTPVYPPFLQAVRDMGRRLVENPLVEGAARFEMDLEGLGAAVDPATRVLLLCNPQNPTGRAFERGELAALAELALRHDWVVVSDEIHADLVYEGSQHVPFATLAPEVEARTITLTSATKAFNIPGLRCAVAHFGSAELAARFRSLPRHLRGGIGSLGLAATAAAWSEGQPWLDHVLRTLARNRDLVAGFVARELPGVRHHPPEASYLAWLDCRALALGPSPQRFFLEHARVGLSPGEAFGGPGAGFVRLNFATSRALLGEILERMAKALRQRGA; encoded by the coding sequence ATGACCGAGGACCCCGCGGCGCGGGCCGCGCCCGCGTTCGAGCTGCCCGATCTCGACCGCCTCGACCTCGCCCAGCTCCAGCGGCGGCGCGGCGAGAAGTGGCGGCTCCATCCGCCCGACGTGCTGCCGGCCTGGGTCGCCGAGATGGACTTCCCGCTGGCCGCCCCGGTCCGCCGCGTCGTCGAGGAGGCGCTCGCCCTCGAGGACCTCGGCTACCCGCTGAACCCGCGCCCGCCCGACCTGCCGGCGGTCTTCGCCGCGCGCATGGCGGAGCGCTTCGGCTGGCGCATCGACCCGCGGCAGGTGGAGGTGCTGACCGACGTCGTGCAGGGCCTCTACGTCGCGCTCGACCGCTTCAGCGCGCCCGGCGAGGGCGTGGTCGTGCAGACGCCCGTCTACCCGCCGTTCCTCCAGGCCGTGCGCGACATGGGCCGGCGGCTCGTCGAGAACCCGCTGGTCGAGGGTGCGGCGCGCTTCGAGATGGATCTCGAGGGCCTCGGCGCGGCCGTGGATCCCGCCACACGGGTGCTCCTCCTGTGCAATCCGCAGAACCCGACCGGCCGGGCCTTCGAGCGCGGCGAGCTCGCGGCGCTGGCCGAGCTCGCGCTGCGCCACGACTGGGTGGTGGTGTCCGACGAGATCCACGCCGATCTCGTCTACGAAGGGTCGCAGCACGTACCCTTCGCGACCCTCGCGCCCGAGGTCGAGGCGCGCACGATCACGCTCACCTCGGCCACCAAGGCCTTCAACATCCCGGGCCTGCGCTGCGCGGTCGCCCACTTCGGGAGCGCGGAGCTCGCGGCGCGCTTCCGCTCGCTGCCCCGCCATCTCCGGGGCGGCATCGGCTCGCTCGGGCTCGCGGCCACGGCCGCGGCCTGGAGCGAGGGCCAGCCCTGGCTCGACCACGTGCTGCGCACGCTCGCGCGCAACCGCGATCTGGTCGCGGGGTTCGTCGCGCGCGAGCTGCCCGGCGTGCGCCACCACCCGCCCGAGGCGAGCTACCTCGCCTGGCTCGACTGCCGCGCGCTCGCGCTCGGCCCCTCGCCGCAGCGCTTCTTCCTGGAGCACGCGCGGGTGGGACTCTCCCCCGGCGAGGCCTTCGGCGGGCCCGGCGCGGGCTTCGTGCGGCTCAACTTCGCCACCTCGCGGGCGCTGCTCGGCGAGATCCTGGAGCGGATGGCCAAGGCGTTGCGCCAGCGCGGCGCGTGA
- a CDS encoding metallophosphoesterase, with amino-acid sequence MPLQIRDPEVFGVGHDSLTLSFRVEDGAGPVDAAVRVLVDGEARAIAEGPGTRVVRLGGLPAGRALRLELVAPGVEVPPHDRYWPERVRTLPAPRARRTATFATLNDLHFGEPRFGGRLTADHEYGEAEPGFPLIRADDSELPYWRIMNEDAIAEINAAGVDAAFVKGDIADVGLPEQFALAREAFARFAMPHHAFLGNHDYYGRHNGAGEVDGYALLGQPRAPRQVELGGWRLLLLETAEPGLHHGVFAEDRLAWLAGALAETREQGLPTLLLMHHQPVPPEHRDSYPNTIGMEPEHSLRFFDLIGANPQVRGVLIGHTHRNRVRRYPAAGHAPFVEVNCTKDYPGGWAHYELYEDGSFRQEVRRTSSGRALAHSTRCRHCFRGFYRDFALGTLEERSFVAGAGDG; translated from the coding sequence ATGCCCCTCCAGATCCGGGATCCCGAGGTCTTCGGCGTCGGCCACGACTCGCTGACCCTGAGCTTCCGGGTCGAGGACGGCGCGGGGCCGGTCGACGCGGCGGTGCGCGTGCTCGTGGACGGCGAGGCGCGCGCGATCGCGGAGGGGCCCGGGACCCGCGTCGTGCGCCTCGGGGGCCTGCCCGCCGGTCGCGCGCTGCGGCTCGAGCTCGTGGCGCCCGGCGTCGAGGTGCCGCCCCACGACCGCTACTGGCCCGAGCGCGTGCGCACGCTGCCGGCCCCCCGCGCGCGCCGCACCGCCACCTTCGCGACCCTCAACGACCTGCACTTCGGCGAGCCCCGCTTCGGCGGGCGCCTCACGGCCGACCACGAGTACGGCGAGGCCGAGCCCGGCTTCCCGCTGATCCGCGCCGACGACAGCGAGCTTCCCTACTGGCGGATCATGAACGAGGACGCCATCGCCGAGATCAACGCGGCGGGCGTGGACGCGGCCTTCGTGAAGGGCGACATCGCGGACGTGGGGCTGCCCGAGCAGTTCGCGCTCGCGCGCGAGGCCTTCGCGCGCTTCGCGATGCCCCACCACGCCTTCCTCGGCAACCACGACTACTACGGGCGCCACAACGGGGCGGGCGAGGTCGACGGCTACGCGCTCCTCGGCCAGCCGCGCGCGCCGCGCCAGGTCGAGCTCGGTGGCTGGCGCCTGCTGCTGCTCGAGACCGCCGAGCCCGGCCTCCACCACGGTGTGTTCGCCGAGGACCGCCTCGCGTGGCTCGCCGGGGCGCTCGCCGAGACCCGGGAGCAGGGCCTCCCGACCCTGCTCCTCATGCACCACCAGCCGGTCCCGCCCGAGCACCGCGACAGCTACCCGAACACGATCGGGATGGAGCCCGAGCACTCGCTGCGCTTCTTCGACCTGATCGGTGCGAACCCGCAGGTGCGGGGCGTCCTGATCGGGCACACCCATCGCAACCGCGTGCGCCGCTACCCGGCCGCGGGCCACGCCCCCTTCGTCGAGGTGAACTGCACCAAGGACTACCCGGGCGGCTGGGCGCACTACGAGCTCTACGAGGACGGCAGCTTCCGCCAGGAGGTGCGGCGCACCTCGAGCGGGCGGGCGCTCGCCCACTCGACGCGCTGCCGCCACTGCTTCCGCGGCTTCTACCGCGACTTCGCGCTCGGAACGCTCGAGGAGCGGAGCTTCGTCGCCGGTGCGGGGGACGGCTAG
- a CDS encoding aminotransferase class III-fold pyridoxal phosphate-dependent enzyme: MSAHPRVLPAPAADPARAQRFAFVPGAGVPPIPIARTEGSWLVLADGRRVLDAAGGALVANVGHGRTEVVEAIARTLARTDYVVPPFATDERVALVERLVDRWLPAGTTRVLLTSGGSEAVDAALRLARQHHVAAGRPGRWKLIGRELSYHGTTLGTLAAGGHPKRRQGLEPLLGAWPKAPACDCLRCPLGLVRPDCGVACVDALEGVLEREGPETVAAVVAEPIVGSTAGALVPPDEYWPRLAALCRRHGVLLIADEVMTGFGRTGRPFAVQHWDVAPDILVGGKGLAGGYAPMGGVFAREEVVAPLAARGEDFMFYTFGAHPAACAAALAVLDLLERERLVERAARVGAALLERLRAVLGSHPHVAEVRGLGLMIGVELVRERTTREAFPAALGFTSKVVGAALGRGVFVYPASAGAGRDAILLGPPFTIRDDELGLLADTLPRAIDDAARAVSARG; the protein is encoded by the coding sequence ATGAGCGCCCATCCGCGCGTGCTGCCCGCTCCCGCCGCCGACCCGGCCCGCGCGCAACGGTTCGCCTTCGTCCCGGGTGCCGGCGTGCCGCCGATCCCGATCGCGCGCACGGAGGGCTCCTGGCTGGTGCTGGCCGACGGCCGGCGCGTGCTCGACGCGGCGGGCGGCGCGCTGGTGGCGAACGTCGGGCACGGGCGCACGGAGGTCGTCGAGGCGATCGCCCGGACGCTCGCCCGCACCGACTACGTCGTGCCGCCCTTCGCGACCGACGAGCGGGTGGCGCTGGTCGAGCGGCTCGTCGACCGCTGGCTGCCCGCCGGAACCACCCGCGTGCTCCTCACGAGCGGCGGCTCGGAGGCGGTGGACGCGGCCTTGCGGCTCGCGCGCCAGCACCACGTGGCCGCCGGCCGGCCGGGCCGCTGGAAGCTGATCGGCCGCGAGCTCTCCTACCACGGCACCACCCTCGGTACGCTCGCGGCCGGCGGCCATCCGAAGCGACGCCAGGGCCTCGAGCCGCTGCTCGGGGCCTGGCCGAAGGCGCCGGCCTGCGACTGCCTGCGCTGTCCGCTCGGGCTCGTGCGGCCGGACTGCGGCGTCGCCTGCGTCGACGCGCTCGAGGGCGTCCTCGAGCGCGAAGGACCCGAGACGGTGGCGGCGGTGGTCGCCGAGCCCATCGTGGGCTCGACCGCCGGCGCGCTGGTGCCGCCCGACGAGTACTGGCCGCGGCTCGCCGCCCTGTGCCGGCGCCACGGCGTGCTCCTGATCGCGGACGAGGTGATGACCGGCTTCGGCCGCACCGGCCGGCCCTTCGCGGTCCAGCACTGGGACGTGGCGCCCGACATCCTGGTGGGCGGCAAGGGCCTCGCCGGCGGCTACGCGCCGATGGGCGGCGTGTTCGCCCGCGAGGAGGTGGTGGCCCCGCTCGCGGCGCGCGGCGAGGACTTCATGTTCTACACCTTCGGCGCGCACCCGGCGGCGTGCGCGGCCGCCCTGGCCGTCCTCGACCTGCTCGAACGCGAGCGGCTCGTGGAGCGCGCGGCCCGCGTGGGCGCCGCGCTGCTCGAGCGCCTGCGCGCCGTGCTCGGCAGCCACCCGCACGTCGCCGAGGTGCGCGGCCTCGGCCTGATGATCGGCGTCGAGCTCGTGCGCGAGCGCACCACCCGCGAGGCCTTCCCGGCCGCGCTCGGCTTCACCTCGAAGGTGGTCGGCGCGGCGCTCGGGCGCGGGGTCTTCGTCTACCCGGCGAGCGCGGGCGCGGGCCGGGACGCGATCCTGCTCGGGCCGCCCTTCACGATCCGCGACGACGAGCTGGGCCTCCTCGCCGACACCCTGCCGCGCGCGATCGACGACGCCGCGCGCGCCGTCAGCGCGCGGGGCTAG
- a CDS encoding Crp/Fnr family transcriptional regulator: MGEAREHSQERRRELLQKVPLFSGLAPERLEALAGATTTRRLASREPLFHRGDAAAQVYVVASGRLKVVATSKEGGDMVLAILDEGEVVGELPMLTGGRRTASVVALEPCELVALARRDFLRFLREQPEAAVELLVVLAERLVRISEFAEDTLFLAVPARLAKKLLHLAERFGSEAGSGVRIGLRLSQSELADLVGTTRESVNKQLRAWSGDGILRMERGELTILDPARLEHFAGLVAR, encoded by the coding sequence ATGGGGGAGGCGCGGGAGCACAGCCAGGAGCGCCGGCGCGAGCTGCTCCAGAAGGTGCCCCTCTTCAGCGGGCTCGCGCCCGAGCGGCTCGAGGCGCTCGCCGGCGCCACCACCACGAGGCGCCTCGCGTCGCGCGAGCCGCTCTTCCACCGGGGCGACGCGGCGGCCCAGGTGTACGTCGTCGCGAGCGGCCGGCTGAAGGTCGTCGCCACCTCGAAGGAGGGCGGCGACATGGTGCTCGCGATCCTCGACGAGGGTGAGGTGGTGGGCGAGCTCCCGATGTTGACCGGCGGCCGGCGCACGGCGAGCGTGGTCGCCCTCGAGCCCTGCGAGCTCGTGGCGCTGGCGCGCCGCGATTTCCTGCGCTTCCTGCGCGAGCAGCCCGAGGCGGCGGTCGAGCTCCTGGTCGTGCTCGCCGAGCGCCTGGTGCGGATCAGCGAGTTCGCCGAGGACACGCTCTTCCTGGCCGTGCCGGCGCGGCTCGCGAAGAAGCTCCTGCACCTGGCCGAGCGTTTCGGAAGCGAAGCGGGCAGCGGCGTGCGGATCGGGCTCCGGCTCTCCCAGAGCGAGCTCGCGGACCTGGTCGGCACCACCCGCGAGAGCGTCAACAAGCAGCTCCGCGCCTGGAGCGGGGACGGGATCCTGCGCATGGAGCGCGGCGAGCTCACGATCCTCGACCCGGCGCGGCTCGAGCACTTCGCCGGTCTCGTCGCGCGCTGA
- the lptC gene encoding LPS export ABC transporter periplasmic protein LptC has translation MNFPALLRGARRLHPMAMLAVAALEGMASAAVAAPPMRIEGMTFVASTGPVTELLVAADEADVDIAGNRAELEAVHAEWTGADGRASLALRCERGEFDLATNDLVAIGDVRGRLGDGREFRAPWLRYDRAKGVAFTDAPVLIVDQGRQLRGGGLRYHVRDRRLRLTAGASVREPK, from the coding sequence ATGAATTTCCCCGCACTCCTTCGCGGCGCGCGGCGCCTCCACCCGATGGCGATGCTCGCCGTCGCAGCGCTCGAGGGCATGGCATCGGCAGCGGTGGCCGCGCCGCCGATGCGCATCGAGGGGATGACCTTCGTCGCGAGCACGGGCCCGGTGACCGAGCTCCTGGTGGCCGCGGACGAGGCGGACGTCGACATCGCCGGCAACCGCGCCGAGCTCGAAGCCGTACACGCCGAGTGGACCGGCGCGGACGGGCGCGCGAGCCTCGCGCTGCGCTGCGAGCGCGGTGAGTTCGATCTCGCGACGAACGACCTCGTTGCGATCGGCGACGTGCGGGGCCGCCTCGGTGACGGGCGTGAGTTCCGCGCGCCGTGGCTCCGCTACGACCGGGCCAAGGGGGTCGCGTTCACCGACGCGCCCGTGCTGATCGTCGACCAGGGCCGCCAGCTACGCGGCGGCGGCCTTCGCTACCACGTTCGAGACCGGAGGCTGCGGCTCACCGCCGGCGCCTCCGTACGGGAGCCGAAGTGA
- the lptB gene encoding LPS export ABC transporter ATP-binding protein → MSRPALAARGLRKRYGDREVVCGIDLQVAPGEIVGLLGPNGAGKTTTFNLIVGGVRPSAGRVFLGEREITDLPMFRRARLGLTYLPQEPSIFRRLSVADNVNAILETVEPNRALRRERLHELLQELGLGGKAHLRGGSLSGGERRRVEVARALVLDPKYMLLDEPFSGIDPIAVIEIQKVIEHLKLRGIGIVVTDHNVRETLSICDRAYIIKDGSILREGKPSEIAADPTVREIYLGQNFQLG, encoded by the coding sequence TTGAGCCGTCCGGCGCTCGCCGCGCGCGGGCTGCGCAAGCGCTACGGCGACCGCGAGGTCGTGTGCGGGATCGACCTCCAGGTCGCGCCCGGCGAGATCGTCGGACTGCTCGGACCCAACGGGGCCGGCAAGACCACCACCTTCAACCTGATCGTCGGCGGCGTGCGGCCGAGCGCCGGGCGCGTCTTCCTCGGCGAGCGCGAGATCACGGACCTGCCGATGTTCCGCCGCGCGCGGCTCGGCCTCACCTACCTGCCACAGGAGCCCTCGATCTTCCGGCGCCTGTCGGTGGCGGACAACGTGAACGCGATCCTCGAGACGGTCGAGCCGAATCGCGCGCTGCGCCGCGAGCGCTTGCACGAGCTGCTCCAGGAGCTGGGCCTCGGTGGCAAGGCGCACCTGCGCGGCGGCTCGCTCTCGGGTGGCGAGCGCCGGCGCGTCGAGGTCGCGCGCGCGCTGGTGCTCGACCCCAAGTACATGCTGCTCGACGAGCCCTTCTCGGGCATCGACCCGATCGCGGTGATCGAGATCCAGAAGGTGATCGAGCACCTGAAGCTGCGCGGGATCGGGATCGTGGTCACCGACCACAACGTGCGCGAGACGCTCTCGATCTGCGACCGCGCCTACATCATCAAGGACGGGTCGATCCTGCGCGAAGGGAAGCCGAGCGAGATCGCGGCGGACCCGACGGTGCGCGAGATCTACCTCGGCCAGAACTTCCAGCTCGGCTAG
- the rpoN gene encoding RNA polymerase factor sigma-54 produces MAIEIKQQLRLSQQLVMTPQLQQAIKLLQLSRLELADVVTQELQENPVLEVSEDLDEDLPREVQADSHEAEAPVAETEAHSDEVSEHREASDADKIADIDWQSYAEAYPQTGFQGELREDDERRSLEGTLTRRETLAEHLDWQLQLSEFGEAERAAAQVIIGNLDDDGYLRADLEEVARASRVGVEVAESALRKVQLFDPTGVAARDLRECLLLQIDTLGVGDPLARTLVADHLDALQRRDFRGIARALAVSIEEVAAAGRVVGRLEPRPGRPFGGEDPIYIIPDIYVYKVGDDLHVVLNEDGLPKLKINQLYRDVLARGGEGVAKDTRDYVQDKVRSALWLIKSIHQRQRTIYKVMTSIIKHQREFFERGVQYLKPLNLRDVAEDIGMHESTVSRVTTNKYAYTPQGIFELKFFFNSSINRVDGDAIASESVKEKIRRIITAEDPRRPLSDQRIAEMLRTGNIDIARRTVTKYREAMNILSSTKRRRVG; encoded by the coding sequence ATGGCGATCGAGATCAAGCAACAGCTCCGCCTGAGCCAGCAGCTGGTGATGACGCCCCAGCTGCAGCAGGCGATCAAGCTGCTGCAGCTCTCGCGGCTCGAGCTGGCCGACGTGGTCACCCAGGAGCTCCAGGAGAACCCCGTGCTCGAGGTCTCCGAGGACCTCGACGAGGACCTGCCCCGCGAGGTGCAGGCGGACAGCCACGAGGCCGAAGCGCCGGTGGCCGAGACCGAGGCGCACTCCGACGAGGTCTCCGAGCACCGCGAAGCGAGCGACGCGGACAAGATCGCCGACATCGACTGGCAGAGCTACGCGGAGGCCTATCCGCAGACCGGCTTCCAGGGCGAGCTGCGCGAGGACGACGAGCGCCGTTCACTGGAGGGCACGCTCACCCGGCGCGAGACGCTCGCCGAGCACCTCGACTGGCAGCTCCAGCTCTCGGAGTTCGGCGAGGCGGAGCGCGCCGCGGCCCAGGTCATCATCGGCAACCTCGACGACGACGGCTACCTGCGCGCCGACCTCGAGGAGGTGGCGCGCGCCAGCCGGGTCGGCGTCGAGGTGGCCGAGAGCGCGCTCCGCAAGGTCCAGCTCTTCGATCCGACCGGGGTCGCGGCCCGCGACCTGCGCGAGTGCCTGCTGCTCCAGATCGACACGCTCGGGGTCGGGGATCCGCTCGCGCGGACGCTGGTGGCCGACCACCTCGACGCGCTCCAGCGCCGCGACTTCCGGGGCATCGCCCGCGCGCTCGCCGTCTCCATCGAGGAGGTGGCCGCGGCCGGCCGCGTCGTCGGGCGCCTCGAGCCGCGGCCGGGCCGGCCCTTCGGCGGCGAGGATCCCATCTACATCATCCCCGACATCTACGTGTACAAGGTCGGGGACGACCTCCACGTGGTGCTCAACGAGGACGGCCTGCCCAAGCTCAAAATCAACCAGCTCTACCGCGACGTGCTGGCGCGCGGGGGCGAGGGTGTGGCCAAGGACACCCGCGACTACGTGCAGGACAAGGTCCGCTCGGCGCTCTGGCTGATCAAGTCGATCCACCAGCGGCAGCGCACCATCTACAAGGTGATGACCAGCATCATCAAGCACCAGCGCGAGTTCTTCGAGCGCGGCGTGCAGTACCTGAAGCCCCTGAACCTGCGCGACGTCGCCGAGGACATCGGCATGCACGAGTCCACGGTGAGCCGGGTGACCACCAACAAGTACGCCTACACGCCGCAGGGCATCTTCGAGCTCAAGTTCTTCTTCAACTCGAGCATCAACCGCGTCGACGGCGACGCGATCGCGAGCGAGAGCGTGAAGGAGAAGATCCGCCGCATCATCACGGCCGAGGACCCGCGCCGCCCGCTCTCGGACCAGCGCATCGCCGAGATGCTGCGCACCGGCAACATCGACATCGCCCGGCGCACGGTCACCAAGTACCGGGAGGCGATGAACATCCTCTCCTCGACGAAGCGGAGGCGGGTCGGCTAG
- a CDS encoding PTS sugar transporter subunit IIA: MKITDILVRDAVILDLVPGAKREVLGQMAHALANAEREVGEERLVEVLIEREKLQSTGIGEAVAIPHGKLPGISRLLASFARSRAGVDFESIDGQATHLFFLLVVPEHSGGQHLKALARISRFFRDAAFRKRLLEAETRDEVFRAIEEEDAKF, encoded by the coding sequence ATGAAGATCACCGACATCCTGGTGCGCGACGCCGTGATCCTCGACCTCGTTCCGGGCGCCAAGCGCGAGGTGTTGGGCCAGATGGCCCACGCGCTCGCGAACGCCGAGCGCGAGGTGGGCGAGGAGCGCCTGGTCGAGGTGCTGATCGAGCGCGAGAAGCTCCAGAGCACCGGGATCGGCGAGGCGGTCGCGATCCCGCACGGAAAGCTCCCCGGCATCTCGCGGCTCCTGGCCTCCTTCGCCCGCAGCCGGGCGGGGGTGGACTTCGAGTCGATCGACGGCCAGGCGACCCACCTCTTCTTCCTGCTGGTGGTGCCCGAGCACTCCGGGGGGCAGCACCTGAAGGCCCTGGCCCGCATCTCCCGGTTCTTCCGCGACGCGGCGTTCCGCAAGCGGCTCCTCGAGGCCGAGACCCGCGACGAGGTGTTCCGCGCGATCGAGGAAGAGGACGCGAAGTTCTGA
- the rapZ gene encoding RNase adapter RapZ, translated as MSPRIVFVSGLSGSGRSTAMGALEDLGFYGVDNLPPQLIAQFVDLCAKASPPIRDIALALDAREAAFLKGFPDVVEAIRATGARVEVLFLDCADEVLVNRYRETRRVHPLAPGGTVEQGIARERALLEDVARLADWTLDTSQLNIHQLREAVVRLATGAQRRSVVNLLSFGYRYGVPPSAELLFDVRFLRNPHFEPALRPLTGLDGEVAKFVLEDARTRELIGRLRDFLAYSLGLYDAEGKAYLTVGIGCTGGRHRSVAVADALGELLREGGREVNVQHRDVGKEAG; from the coding sequence GTGAGCCCGCGGATCGTGTTCGTGAGCGGCCTCTCCGGCAGCGGGCGGAGCACCGCGATGGGCGCGCTCGAGGATCTCGGCTTCTACGGGGTCGACAACCTCCCGCCGCAGCTGATCGCGCAGTTCGTGGACCTGTGCGCGAAGGCGAGCCCGCCGATCCGCGACATCGCGCTCGCGCTCGACGCCCGCGAGGCGGCGTTCCTGAAGGGCTTCCCGGACGTGGTCGAGGCGATCCGCGCAACCGGCGCGCGCGTCGAGGTGCTGTTCCTCGACTGCGCCGACGAGGTGCTCGTGAACCGCTATCGCGAGACGCGGCGGGTCCACCCGCTCGCGCCCGGCGGGACCGTCGAGCAGGGCATCGCACGCGAGCGCGCGCTGCTCGAGGACGTCGCCCGACTCGCAGACTGGACCCTCGACACCTCACAGCTCAACATCCACCAGCTCCGCGAGGCCGTGGTCCGGCTCGCGACCGGCGCCCAGCGGCGTTCGGTCGTGAACCTGCTCTCCTTCGGCTACCGCTACGGCGTACCCCCCTCGGCGGAGCTGCTCTTCGACGTGCGCTTCCTGCGCAACCCGCACTTCGAGCCGGCGCTGCGCCCGCTCACCGGACTCGACGGCGAGGTCGCGAAGTTCGTCCTCGAGGATGCGCGCACCCGTGAGCTGATCGGCCGGCTGCGCGACTTCCTCGCCTACTCGCTCGGGCTCTACGATGCCGAGGGCAAGGCCTATCTCACGGTCGGGATCGGCTGCACCGGTGGCCGCCACCGCTCGGTGGCGGTTGCGGATGCGCTCGGCGAGCTGCTGCGCGAAGGCGGGCGCGAGGTGAACGTGCAACATCGGGACGTCGGGAAGGAAGCGGGATGA
- a CDS encoding PTS sugar transporter subunit IIA: MTGVVIVTHYRLGEEFLQALRLIVPDAPPVQAVSIDPKQSADEMREAIQQALRRADAGEGVLVLTDMFGGTPSNISLSFLGEHRVEVVTGLNLPMLIKLATMTERKPLEELAAFIKDYGQRNIRVASEILPEGKR; this comes from the coding sequence ATGACGGGCGTGGTGATCGTGACACACTACAGACTCGGTGAGGAGTTCCTCCAGGCGCTGCGGCTGATCGTCCCGGACGCGCCGCCGGTGCAGGCGGTCTCGATCGACCCGAAGCAGTCGGCCGACGAGATGCGCGAGGCGATCCAGCAGGCGCTGCGCCGCGCCGACGCAGGCGAAGGCGTCCTCGTGCTCACCGACATGTTCGGGGGCACGCCCTCGAACATCAGCCTCTCGTTCCTGGGCGAGCACCGGGTCGAGGTGGTGACGGGGCTGAACCTCCCGATGCTGATCAAGCTCGCGACCATGACGGAGAGGAAGCCCCTCGAGGAGCTCGCCGCGTTCATCAAGGACTACGGCCAGCGCAACATCCGGGTCGCGAGCGAGATCCTGCCGGAAGGGAAGCGGTGA
- a CDS encoding HPr family phosphocarrier protein gives MNAVACEGEFTVRRELGLHARPAGRFVALATRFAADIQVARSGGEDEWVSGRSVLSLLSLGATRGTRLRVRAVGADAPEAIAALGHLLEEASEPEPERARG, from the coding sequence GTGAACGCGGTGGCCTGCGAGGGCGAGTTCACGGTCCGCCGGGAGCTCGGGCTGCACGCCCGGCCCGCTGGCCGCTTCGTTGCGCTCGCGACGCGCTTTGCCGCCGACATCCAGGTGGCGCGCAGCGGCGGCGAGGACGAGTGGGTGAGCGGGCGCAGCGTGCTCTCGTTGCTCTCGCTCGGCGCGACCCGCGGGACCCGCCTGCGGGTGCGGGCCGTGGGCGCCGATGCGCCCGAGGCGATCGCCGCGCTCGGCCATCTGCTCGAAGAGGCGAGCGAGCCCGAGCCAGAGAGGGCACGCGGGTAG